A genomic region of Mycolicibacterium poriferae contains the following coding sequences:
- the hemB gene encoding porphobilinogen synthase, producing MSFPRHRPRRLRSTPAMRRLVAQTSLEPRHLVLPMFVADGVSEPRPIGSMPGVVQHTRDSLRRAAADAVAAGVGGLMLFGVPCDEHKDPMGSAGTDPGGILNVALRDLRADVGDATVLMADTCLDEFTDHGHCGVVDASGRVDNDATNDRYVELAVAQAESGAHVVSPSGMMDGQVAAIRDGLDAAGFIDTAILAYAAKFASGFYGPFREAVASSLEGDRRTYQQEPGNAREAVHEVDLDIEEGADLVMVKPAMAYLDIVRAAADISPVPVAAYQVSGEYAMISAAAANGWIDLRTVALESLTGIRRAGADIVLTYWAAEAARWLS from the coding sequence ATGTCCTTCCCACGTCACCGTCCCCGGCGGCTGCGCTCCACCCCGGCCATGCGGCGGTTGGTCGCCCAGACCTCGCTGGAGCCACGGCATCTGGTGCTGCCGATGTTCGTCGCCGACGGAGTATCGGAACCCCGGCCGATCGGCTCCATGCCGGGTGTGGTGCAGCACACCCGGGACTCGCTGCGCCGAGCTGCCGCCGACGCGGTGGCGGCCGGAGTCGGCGGACTCATGCTGTTCGGTGTGCCCTGCGATGAGCACAAGGACCCCATGGGTTCGGCCGGGACCGATCCCGGTGGAATCCTCAACGTCGCGCTGCGCGACCTGCGCGCCGACGTTGGCGACGCCACCGTGCTGATGGCCGACACCTGCCTCGACGAGTTCACCGACCACGGCCACTGCGGCGTCGTCGACGCGTCGGGCCGGGTGGACAACGACGCGACGAATGACCGCTACGTCGAACTCGCTGTGGCACAAGCAGAATCGGGTGCGCACGTGGTCAGTCCGAGCGGCATGATGGACGGTCAGGTGGCCGCCATCCGTGACGGTCTGGACGCCGCCGGGTTCATCGACACCGCGATCCTGGCCTACGCGGCGAAGTTCGCGTCCGGTTTCTACGGGCCGTTCCGCGAGGCCGTGGCCTCGAGCCTGGAGGGTGACCGGCGCACCTATCAGCAGGAACCGGGCAACGCGCGCGAAGCGGTGCACGAGGTGGACCTCGACATCGAGGAGGGTGCCGACCTGGTGATGGTCAAGCCCGCGATGGCCTACCTCGACATCGTCCGGGCCGCGGCCGACATCTCACCGGTTCCCGTTGCCGCATACCAGGTTTCCGGCGAGTACGCGATGATCAGTGCCGCCGCGGCCAACGGCTGGATCGACCTGCGCACCGTGGCGCTGGAGTCGCTGACCGGAATCCGCCGCGCCGGCGCGGACATCGTGCTGACCTACTGGGCCGCCGAGGCGGCCCGATGGCTGTCGTGA
- a CDS encoding bifunctional uroporphyrinogen-III C-methyltransferase/uroporphyrinogen-III synthase, protein MTRQMSMRGRKGKPGRITFVGSGPGDPGLLTARARTVLAHAALVFTDPDVPEAVLGLVGAELPPQSGPLPEAATKSDKSGGTDPSGAGAEQTADAVIPGGPDVRPALGDPAEVAKTLANEAKAGADVVRLVAGDPLSVDSVITEVNVVAKTQLVFEIVPGLPDTTAVPTYAGLPLGSAHTVADVRGDVDWAALAAAPGPLILHATASHLPEAARTLIEYGLADTTPTVVTAHGTTCQQRSLETTLAGLLDKNTLAAAATDTPPAGPLAGPLVVTIGRTVTNRAKLNWWESRSLYGWTVLVPRTKDQAGEMSDRLVGHGALPIEVPTIAVEPPRSPAQMERAVKGLVDGRFQWVVFTSTNAVRAVWEKFNEFGLDARAFSGVKIACVGQATADRVRAFGINPELVPTGEQSSLGLLDEFPPYDDIFDPVNRVLLPRADIATETLAEGLRERGWEIEDVTAYRTVRAAPPPAHTREMIKTGGFDAVCFTSSSTVRNLVGIAGKPHARTIVACIGPKTAETAAEFGLRVDVQPEVAAVGPLVEALAEHAARLRAEGALPPPRKKSRRR, encoded by the coding sequence ATGACTCGCCAGATGAGCATGCGGGGGCGTAAGGGCAAGCCCGGCCGCATCACTTTCGTCGGCTCCGGACCCGGGGACCCGGGTCTGTTGACCGCCCGAGCCCGCACCGTGCTGGCGCACGCCGCCCTGGTGTTCACCGATCCCGACGTACCCGAGGCGGTGCTGGGCCTCGTCGGCGCCGAACTGCCGCCGCAGTCGGGTCCGCTGCCGGAGGCGGCCACCAAGAGTGACAAGTCGGGCGGCACCGACCCGAGCGGGGCCGGCGCCGAGCAGACCGCTGATGCGGTCATCCCGGGCGGGCCCGACGTGCGCCCTGCCCTCGGTGACCCCGCCGAGGTCGCCAAGACACTGGCCAACGAGGCCAAGGCAGGCGCCGACGTCGTCCGCCTGGTCGCCGGTGACCCGCTGTCGGTGGACTCGGTGATCACCGAGGTCAACGTGGTGGCCAAGACGCAACTGGTCTTCGAGATCGTGCCGGGCCTGCCCGACACCACAGCGGTGCCCACCTACGCGGGCCTGCCTCTGGGTTCGGCGCACACCGTGGCCGACGTCCGCGGCGACGTGGACTGGGCGGCGCTCGCCGCTGCTCCCGGGCCGCTGATCCTGCACGCGACGGCGTCGCATCTGCCCGAGGCCGCGCGCACCCTGATCGAGTACGGGCTGGCCGACACCACGCCCACCGTGGTCACCGCCCACGGCACCACCTGCCAGCAGCGCTCGCTGGAGACGACGCTGGCCGGGCTGCTGGACAAGAACACGCTCGCTGCCGCGGCGACCGACACCCCGCCCGCCGGTCCGCTGGCCGGGCCGCTGGTCGTCACGATCGGCCGCACCGTCACCAACCGGGCCAAGCTGAACTGGTGGGAGAGCCGCTCACTGTACGGCTGGACGGTGCTGGTGCCGCGCACCAAGGACCAGGCCGGCGAGATGAGCGATCGCCTGGTCGGCCACGGCGCCCTGCCCATCGAGGTGCCGACCATCGCGGTCGAGCCGCCCCGCAGCCCCGCCCAGATGGAAAGGGCCGTCAAGGGTTTGGTCGACGGACGCTTCCAATGGGTGGTGTTCACCTCCACCAACGCGGTGCGCGCGGTGTGGGAGAAGTTCAACGAGTTCGGGCTGGACGCGCGGGCGTTCTCCGGGGTGAAGATCGCCTGTGTCGGCCAGGCCACCGCCGATCGGGTGCGGGCCTTCGGTATCAACCCCGAGCTGGTGCCCACCGGCGAGCAGTCCTCGCTGGGGCTGCTCGATGAATTCCCGCCCTACGACGACATTTTCGATCCGGTGAACCGGGTGCTGTTGCCACGCGCCGACATCGCCACCGAGACGCTGGCCGAGGGGCTGCGCGAACGCGGTTGGGAGATCGAGGACGTCACCGCCTACCGGACCGTGCGCGCGGCGCCGCCCCCGGCGCACACCCGCGAGATGATCAAGACCGGCGGCTTCGACGCGGTCTGCTTCACCTCGAGCTCGACGGTGCGCAACCTGGTCGGGATCGCCGGGAAGCCGCACGCCCGCACGATCGTGGCGTGCATCGGGCCCAAGACCGCCGAGACCGCAGCCGAATTCGGGTTGCGCGTCGACGTGCAGCCGGAGGTCGCCGCGGTGGGCCCGCTGGTGGAGGCGCTGGCCGAGCACGCCGCGCGGCTGCGGGCCGAGGGGGCGTTGCCGCCGCCGCGGAAGAAGAGCCGCCGCCGCTGA
- the hemC gene encoding hydroxymethylbilane synthase, protein MIRIGTRGSLLATTQAGVVRDALVANGHDAELVIVSTAGDRSSAPIAEIGVGVFTAALREAIADNTVDMAVHSYKDLPTAQDPRFVIPAIPVREDARDALVARDGLVLGELPAGSVIGTSSPRRAAQLKALGLGLEIRPLRGNLDTRLNRVSSGDLDAVVVARAGLARIGRLDAVTEALEPVQMLPAPAQGALAVECRAGDTELAELLAELDDADTRAAVTAERTLLAELEAGCSAPVGAIAEVVESIDEDGRVFEELSLRGCVATLDGSDVIRASGIGEPGRARELGLSVAAELFELGARDLLDERGRDR, encoded by the coding sequence GTGATCCGCATAGGCACCCGAGGCAGCCTGCTGGCCACCACCCAGGCCGGCGTCGTGCGCGACGCCCTCGTGGCCAACGGGCACGACGCCGAACTGGTGATCGTGTCCACCGCCGGTGACCGCTCCAGCGCGCCGATCGCCGAGATCGGCGTCGGGGTGTTCACCGCGGCGCTGCGCGAGGCCATCGCCGACAACACCGTCGACATGGCGGTGCACTCCTACAAAGATTTGCCCACCGCTCAGGATCCGCGGTTCGTGATTCCGGCGATCCCGGTGCGCGAGGACGCCCGTGACGCGTTGGTGGCCCGCGACGGACTGGTGCTCGGGGAGTTGCCGGCCGGCTCGGTGATCGGCACCTCGTCCCCGCGGCGGGCGGCACAGCTTAAAGCACTGGGTCTCGGTTTGGAAATCCGCCCCCTACGAGGCAACCTAGATACCAGGTTGAACAGGGTAAGCAGCGGTGATCTCGACGCCGTCGTCGTGGCCCGGGCGGGTTTGGCTCGCATCGGACGTCTCGACGCGGTCACCGAGGCGCTGGAGCCGGTGCAGATGTTGCCGGCGCCGGCCCAAGGTGCGCTCGCGGTCGAGTGCCGTGCCGGCGACACCGAGCTCGCGGAACTGTTGGCGGAACTAGACGACGCCGACACCCGCGCAGCGGTCACCGCCGAGCGAACCTTGCTGGCCGAACTGGAGGCGGGTTGCTCCGCACCGGTGGGCGCGATTGCCGAGGTGGTCGAGTCGATCGATGAGGACGGCCGCGTCTTCGAAGAGCTGTCGCTGCGCGGCTGCGTGGCGACGCTAGACGGATCCGATGTGATCCGCGCGTCCGGAATCGGCGAACCCGGGCGGGCACGAGAGCTGGGGCTCTCGGTGGCCGCGGAGTTGTTCGAGCTGGGCGCGCGCGATCTGTTGGACGAACGCGGGAGAGACAGATGA